In the Burkholderia cenocepacia genome, one interval contains:
- a CDS encoding UDP-glucose dehydrogenase family protein, giving the protein MNLTIIGSGYVGLVTGACLADIGHDVFCLDVDQAKIDILNNGGVPIHEPGLKEVIARNRSAGRLRFSTDIEAAVAHGDVQFIAVGTPPDEDGSADLQYVLAAARNIGRYMTGFKVIVDKSTVPVGTAERVRAAVAEELAKRGGDQMFSVVSNPEFLKEGAAVDDFTRPDRIVIGCDDDVPGERARELMKKLYAPFNRNHERTLYMDVRSAEFTKYAANAMLATRISFMNELANLADRFGADIEAVRRGIGSDPRIGYHFLYAGCGYGGSCFPKDVEALIRTADEHGQSLQILKAVSSVNATQKRVLAEKIVARFGEDLSGRTFALWGLAFKPNTDDMREAPSRELIAELLSRGARVAAYDPVAQQEARRVIALDLADHPSWLERLSFVDDEAQAARDADALVIVTEWKAFKSPDFVALGRLWKTPVIFDGRNLYEPETMSEQGIEYHPIGRPGSRQAVAARVPGAARASA; this is encoded by the coding sequence ATGAATCTGACTATCATCGGCAGCGGTTACGTAGGGCTCGTCACCGGCGCCTGTCTCGCCGACATCGGGCACGACGTGTTCTGTCTCGACGTCGACCAGGCAAAGATCGATATCCTGAACAACGGCGGCGTACCGATCCACGAGCCGGGCCTGAAGGAAGTCATCGCGCGCAACCGCTCGGCCGGCCGCCTGCGCTTCTCGACCGACATCGAGGCCGCGGTCGCGCACGGCGACGTGCAGTTCATCGCGGTCGGCACGCCGCCCGACGAGGACGGCTCGGCCGACCTGCAGTACGTGCTCGCGGCGGCGCGCAACATCGGCCGCTACATGACCGGCTTCAAGGTGATCGTCGACAAGTCGACGGTGCCGGTCGGCACGGCCGAGCGCGTGCGCGCGGCGGTCGCCGAGGAGCTCGCGAAGCGCGGCGGCGACCAGATGTTCTCGGTCGTGTCGAATCCGGAATTCCTGAAGGAAGGCGCGGCCGTCGACGATTTCACGCGGCCGGACCGCATCGTGATCGGCTGCGACGACGACGTGCCGGGCGAGCGCGCCCGCGAGCTGATGAAGAAGCTCTATGCGCCGTTCAACCGCAATCACGAGCGCACGCTGTACATGGACGTGCGCTCGGCCGAGTTCACGAAATACGCGGCGAACGCGATGCTCGCGACGCGTATCTCGTTCATGAACGAGCTGGCGAACCTCGCCGACCGCTTCGGCGCCGACATCGAGGCCGTGCGCCGCGGGATCGGTTCCGATCCGCGCATCGGCTACCACTTCCTGTACGCCGGCTGCGGCTACGGCGGCTCGTGCTTCCCGAAGGACGTCGAGGCGCTGATCCGCACGGCCGACGAGCACGGTCAGTCGCTGCAGATCCTGAAGGCCGTGTCGTCGGTCAACGCGACGCAAAAGCGCGTGCTCGCCGAGAAGATCGTCGCGCGTTTCGGCGAGGACCTGAGCGGCCGCACGTTCGCGCTGTGGGGCCTGGCGTTCAAGCCGAACACCGACGACATGCGCGAGGCGCCGAGCCGTGAGCTGATCGCCGAGCTGCTGTCGCGCGGCGCGCGCGTCGCCGCGTACGACCCGGTCGCGCAGCAGGAAGCGCGCCGCGTGATCGCGCTCGATCTCGCCGATCACCCGAGCTGGCTCGAGCGCCTCTCCTTCGTCGACGACGAGGCGCAAGCCGCGCGCGACGCCGACGCGCTCGTGATCGTCACCGAATGGAAGGCGTTCAAGAGCCCGGACTTCGTCGCGCTCGGCCGCCTGTGGAAGACGCCCGTGATCTTCGACGGCCGCAACCTGTACGAGCCGGAGACGATGAGCGAGCAGGGCATCGAGTACCACCCGATCGGCCGGCCGGGCTCGCGCCAGGCGGTCGCCGCTCGCGTGCCGGGCGCCGCGCGCGCCAGCGCGTAA
- a CDS encoding polysaccharide biosynthesis/export family protein, producing the protein MLKRPMRPVALAVALTTFLSACATAPGNYLDSSNLKDEGRQEAAETYPVHYIDAKVVMDQLQKAQVDHPLPPGRYTDPSQYTYRVGPQDILGVTVWDHPELTTPQGQSFSSGGNTTQSVAGALQQPYTTALPGQADPYGQTVAADGTIFFPFVGRIRVAGKTVAQIRDEMASSLSRYVKNPQLDVRVLSFRSQKVQVTGEVKQPGPLAVSDVPLTLVDAISRSGGSTAEADLQRVRLTRDGKLYTLDANGVLDRGEVKQNVMLQPGDIVNVPDRSDSRVFIMGEVKTPVTVPMLKGKLTIADALTAGGGILDTDANPRKIYVMRGMRDNPTKPEVYRLDMTQPDALMLSSRFPLQPLDVVYVSTAGSVQFNRVLQQVLPTIQTIFYMRQITR; encoded by the coding sequence ATGCTGAAACGCCCGATGCGCCCGGTGGCGCTTGCCGTCGCGCTGACGACTTTCCTGTCAGCCTGTGCAACCGCGCCCGGCAACTACCTCGACTCGTCGAACCTGAAGGACGAAGGCCGGCAGGAAGCGGCCGAAACCTATCCGGTTCATTACATCGACGCCAAAGTGGTGATGGACCAGCTGCAGAAAGCGCAGGTCGATCATCCGCTGCCGCCCGGGCGCTATACCGATCCGTCGCAGTACACGTATCGCGTCGGCCCGCAGGACATCCTCGGCGTCACCGTGTGGGACCACCCGGAGCTGACGACGCCGCAGGGCCAGTCGTTCTCGAGCGGCGGCAACACGACGCAATCGGTCGCGGGCGCGCTGCAGCAGCCGTATACGACCGCGCTGCCGGGCCAGGCCGATCCGTACGGCCAGACGGTCGCCGCCGACGGCACGATCTTCTTCCCGTTCGTCGGCCGCATCCGCGTGGCGGGCAAGACGGTCGCGCAGATCCGCGACGAGATGGCGTCCAGCCTGTCGCGCTACGTGAAGAATCCGCAGCTCGACGTGCGCGTGCTGTCGTTCCGCAGCCAGAAGGTGCAGGTGACGGGCGAGGTCAAGCAGCCGGGCCCGCTCGCGGTGAGCGACGTGCCGCTCACGCTCGTCGACGCGATCTCGCGTTCCGGCGGTTCGACCGCCGAGGCCGACCTGCAGCGCGTGCGTCTGACGCGCGACGGCAAGCTCTACACGCTCGACGCGAACGGCGTGCTCGATCGCGGCGAAGTGAAGCAGAACGTGATGCTGCAGCCGGGCGACATCGTCAACGTGCCGGACCGCAGCGACAGCCGCGTGTTCATCATGGGCGAGGTCAAGACGCCGGTCACGGTGCCGATGCTCAAGGGCAAGCTGACCATCGCCGATGCGCTGACCGCGGGCGGCGGGATTCTCGACACCGACGCGAACCCGCGCAAGATCTATGTGATGCGCGGGATGCGCGACAACCCGACGAAGCCCGAGGTGTACCGCCTCGACATGACGCAGCCCGATGCGCTGATGCTGTCGAGCCGCTTCCCGCTTCAACCGCTCGACGTCGTCTACGTCAGCACGGCCGGTTCGGTGCAGTTCAACCGTGTGCTGCAGCAGGTGCTGCCGACGATCCAGACGATCTTCTACATGCGGCAAATCACGCGCTGA
- a CDS encoding low molecular weight protein-tyrosine-phosphatase, protein MFRNILIVCHANVCRSPAAEMLFKSHAASRGGPRPTFHSAGVHANDGDGIDPVMRRLLAERGVDATTHRSRRLSRRIVRDADLILVSEREQIKAVEAVDPFARGKVHLLGKWEGAEIADPHGGPEADYRESYSLIERLVQGWLQKLC, encoded by the coding sequence ATGTTCCGGAACATCCTGATCGTCTGCCACGCGAACGTCTGCCGCAGCCCGGCGGCGGAAATGCTGTTCAAGTCGCACGCCGCGTCGCGCGGCGGCCCGCGCCCGACGTTTCATTCGGCCGGCGTGCACGCGAACGACGGCGACGGCATCGATCCGGTGATGCGGCGACTGCTGGCCGAGCGGGGTGTCGATGCGACGACCCATCGCTCGCGGCGGCTGTCGCGCCGGATCGTGCGCGACGCCGACCTGATTCTCGTCAGCGAGCGCGAACAGATCAAGGCCGTCGAAGCGGTCGATCCGTTCGCGCGCGGCAAGGTTCACCTGCTCGGCAAGTGGGAAGGGGCCGAGATCGCGGACCCGCACGGCGGCCCCGAGGCCGACTACCGCGAGAGCTACTCACTGATCGAACGTCTGGTTCAAGGATGGCTACAGAAACTATGCTGA